AGAAACGACAACAAGGTACTTGACAAGCGGAATATGGTATGATATACTTTCAATTACTGCCGCTAAGGCAGATGGGACCTTGAAAATTAAACAACGTCTTGAGAATCAAGAACCCTTGAAATGAATTTGAGTAGATTGCGGCGGACATAGAGAGATGTCCGAGCAGCGAGTGATTCGTAAGAGCGAGAGAAGCTCTGATAGAGTCATTACCAGCGAAAGCTGATAAAGAACGATATATTAGAGAGTTTGATCCTGGCTCAGGACGAACGCTGGCGGCGCGCCTAACACATGCAAGTCGAGCGGAGATAGTACTTCGGTTCTATCTTAGCGGCGGACGGGTGAGTAACGCGTGAGCAACCTGCCCTTGAGCGGGGGATAGCGTCTGGAAACGGACGGTAATACCGCATAATGTACGTTGGAGGCATCTCCGATGTACCAAAGGAGAAATCCACTCAAGGATGGGCTCGCGTCCGATTAGGTAGTTGGTGAGGTAATGGCCCACCAAGCCTGCGATCGGTAGCCGGACTGAGAGGTTGTACGGCCACATTGGGACTGAGACACGGCCCAGACTCCTACGGGAGGCAGCAGTGGGGGATATTGCACAATGGAGGAAACTCTGATGCAGCGACGCCGCGTGAGGGAAGAAGGTCTTCGGATTGTAAACCTCTGTCTTTCGGGACGAAGGAAGTGACGGTACCGAAAGAGGAAGCCACGGCTAACTACGTGCCAGCAGCCGCGGTAATACGTAGGTGGCGAGCGTTGTCCGGAATTACTGGGTGTAAAGGGTGCGTAGGCGGGTTGTCAAGTTGGATGTGAAATCTCTGGGCTTAACTCAGAGGTTGCATTCAAAACTGGCGATCTTGAGTGAGGTAGAGGCAGGCGGAATTCCCGGTGTAGCGGTGAAATGCGTAGATATCGGGAGGAACACCAGTGGCGAAGGCGGCCTGCTGGGCCTTAACTGACGCTGAGGCACGAAAGCATGGGGAGCAAACAGGATTAGATACCCTGGTAGTCCATGCTGTAAACGATGATTGCTAGGTGTGGGTGGACTGACCCCATCCGTGCCGGAGTTAACACAATAAGCAATCCACCTGGGGAGTACGGCCGCAAGGTTGAAACTCAAAGGAATTGACGGGGGCCCGCACAAGCAGTGGAGTATGTGGTTTAATTCGAAGCAACGCGAAGAACCTTACCAGGTCTTGACATCCACCGAATCCGGAAGAGATTCTGGAGTGCCCTTCGGGGAGCGGTGAGACAGGTGGTGCATGGTTGTCGTCAGCTCGTGTCGTGAGATGTTGGGTTAAGTCCCGCAACGAGCGCAACCCTTGTTAATAGTTGCTACGCAAGAGCACTCTATTAAGACTGCCGTTGATAAAACGGAGGAAGGTGGGGATGACGTCAAATCATCATGCCCCTTATGACCTGGGCTACACACGTACTACAATGGCCGCCAACAAAGGGAAGCAATACCGCGAGGTGGAGCGAATCCCCAAAAGCGGTCCCAGTTCAGATTGCAGGCTGCAACCCGCCTGCATGAAGACGGAATTGCTAGTAATCGCGGATCAGCATGCCGCGGTGAATACGTTCCCGGGCCTTGTACACACCGCCCGTCACACCATGAGAGCCGGAAACACCCGAAGTCGTTTGCGTAACCGAAAGGAGCGCGGCGCCGAAGGTGGGATCGGTGATTGGGGTGAAGTCGTAACAAGGTAGCCGTATCGGAAGGTGCGGCTGGATCACCTCCTTTCTAAGGAGTCAGCGAGGAGTTCTTGGTTTAGGACGTTGTTTAATTTTGAGGGTCCCATAATGGACCTTCAGGGAAAGGTGAGAAGCAAGAATAGATGGCCCCGGTATGTTATGGGGGTGTAGCTCAGCTGGGAGAGCACCTGCCTTGCACGCAGGGGGTCAGGAGTTCGAGCCTCCTCATCTCCACCAGCAGTTGCGAAGAGCAGCTGAAGACAAAGAGACCGGGCCACGGACGAAGAGAACCGGCAGCTCGGAGCACATGGGCTCATAGCTCAGGTGGTTAGAGCGTGCGCCTGATAAGCGCAAGGTCGGTGGTTCGAGTCCACTTGAGCCCACCAGTCCGAAGTGTTCAATGGAGCATGGAGGATAAATAAGGACCTTGAAAACTGAACAAAGTGAAGTAAAGTCTACTGCAGAAGGGTAAATCAAAGACGGAACTGAGAAAGTTTCGAGGGTAAGGCAGGGTAACCTGCCGCTACGATTTACGCTGAGTAGAACGAGCATAATACGGTCAAGCTACAAAGAGCGCAAGGTGGATGCCTTGGCACTGGGAGCCGAAGAAGGACGCAGCGATCTGCGAAAAGCCGCGGGGAGCCGAAAGCAGGCAGTGATCCACGGATGTCCGAATGGGGTAACCCGGCAGGAGAGAGTCCTGTCACCGTATACTGAATACATAGGTATACGGGGGGAACCGCCCGAACTGAAACATCTAAGTAGGGCGAGGAAAAGTAATCAAACGAGATTCCGTAAGTAGTGGCGAGCGAACGCGGAGGAAGGCCAAACCATAGGTAGAAATACCTATGGGGTTGTGGACAGTCCAAAAGGAGCAATCCTTAGCTGAATGGCATGGGAAGGCCAGCCAGAGAAGGTGAGAGCCCTGTAAGCGAAAAGGAGTGCGACGGGGACTGGATCCAGAGTACTACCGGACACGAGGAATCCGGTGGGAAGCAGGGGGGACCACCCTCCAAGCCAAAATACTACCCAGTGACCGATAGCGCAAAGTACTGTGAAGGAAAGGTGAAAAGCACCCCGGGAGGGGAGTGAAAGAGAACCTGAAACCTTGTGTTTACAAGCACACAAAGCACGTCAACGTGCGATGTGGTACTTTTTGTAGAACGGTCCGGCGAGCGTATGGATGCAGCGAGGTTAAGGGCCTCAGGTCTGAAGCCGAAGGGAAACCGAGTCTGAAAAGGGCGAGAAGTTGCATTCATAGGGCCCGAAACCGGGTGACCTATCCATGTCCAGGGTGAAGTGGAGGTAAAACTCCATGGAGGCCCGAATCGACCCTCGTTGAAAAGATGGCGAATGAGGTGTGGATAGCGGAGAAATTCCAATCGAACCCGGAGATAGCTGGTTCTCCCCGAAATAGCTTTAGGGCTAGCCTTGTGTTAGATTACCGGAGGTAAAGCACTGAATGGCCTAGGGGTCGAGAGACTACCGAAGCCTATCAAACTCTGAATGCCGGATAATTGATGCACAGGAGTCAGACTGCGTGAGATAAGTTTCGCAGTCGAGAGGGGAACAGCCCAGACCCACAGCTAAGGTCCCAAATGTATGCTAAGTGGAGAAGGATGTGGAATTGCCCAGACAACCAGGATGTTGGCTTAGAAGCAGCCATACATTAAAAGAGTGCGTAATAGCTCACTGGTCGAGTGGTTCTGCGCCGAAAATGTAACGGGGCTAAGCATACAACCGAAGCTTGGGAAACGGGAAACTGTTTGGTAGGGGAGCGTTGTATATGGGGTGAAGCCAGAGCGAGAGCGCTGGTGGACCATATAGAAGTGAGAATGCCGGAATGAGTAGCGCGAATTATGTGAGAATCATAATGGCCGGAAGTCTAAGGATTTTGGAGGAAGGTTCGTCCGCTCCAAGTAAGCCGGGAGCTAAGGTGAGGCCGAAAGGCGTAGCCGATGCACATACTGTTGATAATCAGTAGCCGCCGAAGTTGTTAAGCAAGGGGACACTCAGGAAGTCCACAACCCAGCCGATGGTAGAGCTGGGCGAAAGGGAGCGAAATTAGAGTAGCGAAGTGTGGATGGAATGAGGCGAGAAAAGCCTTGTGTATTGACTAGGCGCCCGTACCGCAAACCGACACAGGTAGACAGGAGGAGGACTCTAAGGCCAACGGGATAAGGGTTTGTTAAGGAACTCGGCAAGTTGACCCCGTAACCTAGGGAGAAGGGGTGCTCTGGGAAACCAGAGCCGCAGAGAATAGGCCCAGGCGACTGTTTAGCAAAAACACAGGTCTCTGCTAAATCGAAAGATGAAGTATAGGGGCTGACACCTGCCCGGTGCCGGAAGGTTAAGGGGAGGAGTGAGAGCTTCGAACCGAAGCCCCGGTAAACGGCGGCCGTAACTATAACGGTCCTAAGGTAGCGAAATTCCTTGTCAGGTAAGTTCTGACCCGCACGAATGGTGTAACGATCTGGGCACTGTCTCAACAACCCGCCCGGCGAAATTGTAGTGCTGGTGAAGATGCCAGCTACCCGCGATTAGACGGAAAGACCCCATGGAGCTTTACTGTAGCCTGATATTGGATTTTGGCACTTCATGTACAGGATAGGTGGGAGACTGGGAATCCAGGGCGCCAGCCTTGGAGGAGTCGCCGTTGGGATACCACTCTTGAGGTACCGAAATTCTAACCTGCTTCCGTGAATCCGGGAGAGGGACACTGTCAGGTGGGCAGTTTGACTGGGGCGGTCGCCTCCTAAAGAGTAACGGAGGCGCTCAAAGGTTGGCTCAGCACGGACGGAAATCGTGCGAGAGAGTGTAAACGCAAAAGCCAGCCTGACTGCGAGGCCGACGGGCCGAGCAGGTACGAAAGTAGGAGTTAGTGATCCGGCGGTAGTGAGTGGAAATGCCGTCGCTCAACGGATAAAAGCTACCCTGGGGATAACAGGCTGATCTCCCCCAAGAGTCCACATCGACGGGGAGGTTTGGCACCTCGATGTCGGCTCATCACATCCTGGGGCTGAATTCGGTCCCAAGGGTTCGGCTGTTCGCCGATTAAAGTGGTACGCGAGCTGGGTTCAGAACGTCGTGAGACAGTTCGGTCCCTATCTGTCGCGGGCGTAGGATATTTGAAGGGAGCTGTCCTTAGTACGAGAGGACCGGGATGGACGCACCGCTGGTGCATCAGTTGTCACGCCAGTGGCACAGCTGAGTAGCTAAGTGCGGAACGGATAAACGCTGAAGGCATCTAAGCGTGAAACCGACCCTAAGATAAGATATCCCACATCGTTAAGATGGTAAGACACCTTGAAGACTACAAGGTTGATAGGTCGGAGGTGTAAGCACCGTGAGGTGTTAAGCTGACCGATACTAATATGTCGAGGGCTTGACCTCAAAAAGTTCTACGGAAGCAGTAGAGTAAATACTAAACTTTGTTCAGTTTTGAAGGCCCTTAAAGTGCTTTCAATAAGTAAATGCAGTATAAAATTATATCAATAAGTATTGACATTGAGTCATATTTATGATATAATTTTCTGCGTTGAAAAAATCGGTGCCTATGACGATGAGGACCCACCCGTTCCCATTCCGAACACGGAAGTTAAGCTCATCAGTGCCGAAGATACTTGGCGGGCGACCGCCTGGGAAAATAGGTCGGTGCCGGTACAAGGTTATCTCTCGATAACCTTGAGATATTCCTCAATAGCTCAGCTGGTAGAGCATGCGGCTGTTAACCGCAGGGTCGTAGGTTCGAGTCCTACTTGAGGAGCCACAGAGCCGTCGCGCAATAGCGCGGCGGTTCTTTTTTTATGCCTGCGTAAATCCATTTGTGCTGTAAATATGCATTGAGTAATACATATCGAGTAGAAATGATTAAGAAAAAGAAGAAAATGAAAATAAATGACAATACAAACATAACATAATATAATAGGATATAGCAATAAGAGGAAGGACAGATGAAAATGAAAGATTTATTCATTTATTAGTTGCACCTTTACTTGTAATTGCAGTTTGTTTAAGTGCTACGACAGTTTACGCACAAGAGACAGCTACCGGAAAACCAAATTTCGATGAAAATACGGTTGTGGAGTATAGTAAAATCTTTATAAAAAATATGGTAGACAGTGGAGGAACTACTAAGTGGAATGGAAATACGAAACCGGCTAATATAATAAAAACCTACGACATTGACGGAAATGTTAATGCGTACATAATAAATCTGCAGACAGATGGCAGAAAAAGCGGATACATTTTAGCTGAAGTATATACAGAAGAAGAACCGAATATATCTGAATTTGGGTTTACAGGAGAATATATAATACCATCTGGTGAAAAAGCTTCAAGATGTGGGAAAGAGAAACTATACTATGCAGGGAATAGATGCTTTTTTAAAAAAGCGGTAATAAAATGTATGACTTGTGGGAAGACAGTAAAATTGAAATAGACAAGCAACGAATCAGAAATTACTATAAAAAGGAGAAAGACATAGTTAATAACTCGATCAAATCACAAAAAAGTAATTCTTCAAAAGTTAAACGCAGTGATGAACTGCAAGGTAAAGTAATTGGAAAACCGGTAAATATACCAAATGTTAAATTAGGTGGATTTAAGCCATATCCTATGGATTATCTTAATAAATCAGCAGGTTTACCAACGAATTCTGGGACATGCGAAGAAGCTTGTGCGACTAATATGCTATTATATTGGAATCGGTGTAGAGGCGTTCATGGTTTATTTATAAATGGCAAAGCTGAACGTACATTTAAGGAATTACTCTCATATATGAAATACCACAATGGCACATATGATTATATCGGTTATAAAGGTATGGGCTCATATTTTGCTCGAAAAGATATCACGGATTCGAAAGGGCATGATTATAGGTCTAGATCTAAAGTCGATTGGTCTTTTATTAAAACGAATATAAATAATAATAATGCACTAGCATTTTGTGCCGATTGCTCAACTTATAAATCCGGCAACGGGGGGCATGCTTTCCTTGCTGTAGGTTATTGCAATACCACTGAGGGTCAGTTTATAAGAGTGTGTGATGAATGGGACTATTCAGTTGATCACTATTATAAATACATTTGGTCGAATGTAAATGAAGTATGGTATTATAGGTGGTAAAAATGAATAAGAAACGTATCGCCGTTATTGTAATAATCGCCATAGTTCTTGTTGCAGCAGGGATTTATCTGATTCCTCATTTAGTTTACAAACCAATTGAAAAAGTGACAGGCACTGATTTTTCAAAAGTTGATAAAGTAGTAATCGGCGCAGGGTGGAATGGCAACGTCTGTACTTTGACAGACAAGGATGAGATTGATGAGTTTTTATCCTTGTTCAAAGACGTCAAAGTGCGCAAGAATTTTGACCAACGTTCGAGAACCGGCTTTTCTTACTCCGTAATGCTTTTTGAGAATGGTAAAGAGGTAGAAGGATTTACTGTTTTAGGACCAGGCGGATTTTATATGCGTGGCAAGTACTATTCAGGCAAAAACTTTGATGAGGATAAGCTCGATAAAATCGATACTTCATACAACT
This DNA window, taken from [Clostridium] cellulosi, encodes the following:
- a CDS encoding hypothetical protein (High confidence in function and specificity) translates to MRQCPDRYTIRAGQNLPDKEFRYLRTVIVTAAVYRGFGSKLSLLPLTFRHRAGVSPYTSSFDLAETCVFAKQSPGPILCGSGFPEHPFSLGYGVNLPSSLTNPYPVGLRVLLLSTCVGLRYGRLVNTQGFSRLIPSTLRYSNFAPFRPALPSAGLWTS
- a CDS encoding putative membrane protein (Hypothetical protein) → MNKKRIAVIVIIAIVLVAAGIYLIPHLVYKPIEKVTGTDFSKVDKVVIGAGWNGNVCTLTDKDEIDEFLSLFKDVKVRKNFDQRSRTGFSYSVMLFENGKEVEGFTVLGPGGFYMRGKYYSGKNFDEDKLDKIDTSYNWTRED